CTCAATGAGGTGCCTACGGGGCTCCAGCCTGGGGGCCTCCTCACGGCGGCGTTCATCCTGCCGAGCAGCAAGTACGCGGTTCCAGAGGCCAGGCAGGCCTTCCTGGATGTCACCCTGGCCAAAGTGGCCAGCCTCCCGGGTGTCCAAGCCGCAGCCCTCACAACGAATCTGCCCCTGGGGCAACGCGAGGGCGGCAGCTACGACATTGAGGGACAGTCGCTGCCCAAGGGACAGGTGAACAGCGGTGAAGAACGGGGGATCACCCCTGGCTACTTCTCGGCCCTGGGCATTCCTTTGCTCCGGGGCCGGACGTTCATGGATCAGGATGTGAACGGCGTGTGCATCATCAATGAAACCTTGGCTCGGAAGCACTGGCCTGGCGAGGATCCGCTGGGGAAGCGGCTTTCCGTCGAAGGGCCCAGCGGGCCCTGGTTAAGCGTTGTCGGCGTATCCACACCGGTGCGCCAAACGATGGGACAGCCCCTTGTGCCCGAAGTCTTCGTCCCCTTGTCACGCAAGGTTGCGGCTGATGGAACCTACATCGCCCTCCGAACTTCGGGGTCGCCCCAAACCCTCATTCCCGCCCTTCGTGAAGCCATGCGAAGCCTGGATCCGGACCTGGCCCTGCTTCAGGCACGAACGGGAGACGAACTCCTCACCCACAACATGGTGATGATGGTGGGCAGGGTGTCCGGCTACCTCACAGGGGGACTCGGCCTGCTGGCGCTGCTGCTTGCGGGGGGAGGCCTGTACGGCATCCTCAGCTTCCAGGTGGCCATGCGCACCCGGGAGATTGGCATTCGCATGGCCATGGGCGCCACAATCCAGGCGGTGATCCGCATGGTTCTCAGCGATGGCCTTCGCATGGTGGGCTGGGGCCTGGCCCTGGGTGTGCCCGGTGGCTTCGCCCTCGGCTACGCGATCTCCACTCAGCTCTTCGGCATCGTGCCCGCCGACCCCTTGACCTTCATCGCGGTGCCCCTCGTGCTGGCGGCGGTGGCTGTGGCGTCCTGCCTCGGTCCCGCCCGCCGGGCCGCCCACCTCGAACCCTCTGCAGCCTTACGTGAAGGATAAGCATCCTCACCTCTTCCCCACATCACCTGGAGCCATCATGTCTGACCCCATCATCCACCTCGAAGCCATCAAGAAGGTCTTCACCACCGACGAGGTGGAGACGCACGCCCTATCTGAAGTGCACCTCGACATCCGCGAGGGCGAGTTCGTTTCCATCGCAGGCCCTTCGGGCTGCGGCAAGTCCACGCTGCTTTCCATTCTGGGCCTGTTGGACACGCCCACCGGCGGCACCTACATCCTGAACAAGAAGCCGGCGTCGGGCCTGAAGCTCGCCGAACGCGCCCGCATCCGCAACCGCGAGATCGGCTTCATCTTCCAGAGCTTCAACCTCATCGGTGATCTCACGGTGTTTGAGAACGTGGAGCTGCCCCTGGTCTATCGCGGCATGCCCGCCGCGGAACGCCGCACCCGCGCGCTGAACGTGCTCGAGGACGTGGGCATGAGCCACCGCGCGCGCCACCTGCCCAGCCAGCTCAGCGGCGGCCAGCAGCAGCGCGTGGCCGTGGCCCGCGCCCTGGCGGGCAAGCCCAGCATCCTGCTGGCGGACGAGCCCACGGGCAACCTCGACAGCGCCAACGGCGAATCCGTGATGGAACTGCTGAAGGAACTCCACCGCCGCGGCTCGACCATCTGCATGGTGACGCACGACACGCGCTTCGCCGGCGCCGCCGACCGCACCGTGCATCTCTTCGATGGTCGCATCGTCAGCGAAGAAGAGGCCCGGAAGCAGCACACCGCCTAGAGGCGCATCCCCCAAAGCCCTCCCATTCCCCACAGGAATCCCATGAGCGCCTTCCTCTTCAATCTCCGTTGGGCCTTTCGTAGCCTGCTGCGGGCACCGGCCTTCAGTCTGATGGTGGTACTGACGCTGGGTCTTGGCATCGGTGCCAACACCACGGTGTTCAGCCTCATGGAGCGGCGACTTTTCCGCTCAATGACCCTGCCGGATCCCTCGCGGGTGATGGTGGTGACGGAGTTCAAGGATGCGGGCTTCGACAACCTGTCGTGGCCCGACTACCAGGATGTGGCCCGCGAAGTGACCACCTTCTCGGCCACGGCGGCGGTGGCCAGCGGCTCGGTCAACCTCACGGGGGATGGTGAACCGGAGCGCGTCCGCTCGGGGCGGGTGACGTGGCGATTCTTCGAGGTGGCGGGCATCCAGCCCTTCCTGGGGCGGGGGTTCTCGGCCGCGGAGGGTGAGCTGAATGGTCCCAAGGCCGTGGTGCTGACCCACGGTTTCTGGAAGCGCCGTTTTGGCTCGGACGTGAGTCTGGTCGGCCACAGCATCCGCCTGGATGGCGAGGATGTGCCCGTGATCGGCATCCTCCCCGCGACATTCAGGGTGCCCTACCAGGTGGGATCGTCCGAGGTGTTCGTGCCCCTGCGTCTGACTCCCGTCCAGCAGGAACAGCGAGGTTCCCACTTCCTGGGGGGCATCGGCCGCGTGAAGCCCGGGGTCGACCCGCAGGCGGCCCGGCGCGAGGTGGAGGGCATCATCCAGCGTCTGGCTGCGGCCTATCCCGGCACCAATGCGGGCCACCGCGCCAAGGTGGTGCCCATGCAGGAGGAAGCCACCCGCAACGCGCGGCCGCTTCTCCTTGCTTTGACAGGCGCTGTTCTTTTCGTACTGCTCATCGCCTGCGCCAATGTGGCCAACCTGATCATGGCCCGGAGCGCCGCCCGGGAGCGGGAAGTGTCCATCCGGGCGGCACTGGGTGCGGGGCGTTCGCAGCTCGTGGCCCAGATGCTCACAGAGGCGGCGCTCCTGGCGCTGGGTGGGGCTGCGGCGGGCCTGCTGGTGGCCCGCTACGCCATGGTGGCGCTGCAGCGCATCATTCCGCCCTCGCCCCTGGATGGGCCGCCCATGGATGGCACCATGGTGAGCATCAGCCTGGTGACGGCCCTTGTCTCGGTGTTTCTCTTCGCCCTCCTGCCCGCCTGGCAGGCCAGCCGCGTGAACCTGGAATCGAGCCTGCGCGAGGGGGCCAAGGGTACCGGCGCGCAGGCCCAGAAGCGGATGCGCCGCGCGCTGGTCACGGCCGAAGTGGCCTTGGCCACCACCTTGTTGGCCGGCGCGGGGCTTATGATCCGCAGCGTCTCCGTCCTTCAACAAGTGGACCCCGGATTCCGGGCCGAGCGGGTGCTGACCGCCGCCTTCGCGTTGCCGCGGGCCAAGTACGGCACGCCCGAACTTCAGCGGGGTTTCGCTGAACGGCTGCTGCGCCGGGCGAAGGAGACGCCTGGGGTGTTGTCGGCGGCCGTGGTGGATACCCTGCCCCTCGGGGGAAGCACGTCCACATCCACCTACCAGCTGGACGGGCAGGTGTCCTCCGGCGACAGCCCTCATGCCCAAGTGATGGAAATCGGCGGCGAGTACTTCGAGGCCCTGGGCATTCCGCTGCTCCGGGGGCGTTCTTTCCAAGGCCCGGAAGCGGGCTCTGCCGTCGTGTCGGCGGCCTTCGCCAACCGCCACTGGCCCGGACAGGATCCCACAGGCCGAAGGCTCTCCTTCGATGGCACGGGCGGGCCCTGGCTGACCATCATCGGCGTCGCGGGGGATGTGCGGGCGCGGCGCCTGGCAGAAGCGCCCGGGCCGCAGGTCTACCTGCCCATGCAGAATCCAACCGGCGGCAACATCGACTTCTTCACCCTGGTACTGCGAGGTGACGCCGCGCCTGAATCTCTGATCCCTGGGCTCAAGGCGGCCATGCGGGATCTGGATCCGGACTTGCCTGCCTCCCAGGTGCGCAGCATGCCCACCCTCATCGCCCAGGGCATGGATGAATACCGCGCCCAAGGCGTGCTTTTCGGTGCTTTCGGGCTGGTCGCGTTACTGCTCTCGGCGGTGGGCGTGTATGGCGTCACGAGCTTTCTGGTAGCCCAGCGCCGACGGGAGATTGGCATCCGCATGGCCCTTGGTGCCCAGATCCGGGATGTCCTGGCGCTCATCGTTGGCCAGGGGGCTCGCACGCTGGGGCTCGGCCTGCTGATCGGACTGGCCGCGGCCCTGCTGCTGGGGCGGCTGCTGCAGGCGCAGCTCTATGGCGTCACCCCGCAGGATCCGGCCATCCATCTTCTGGTGCTCGCCGTCCTGGGCCTGATCGGCCTCACGGCCTGTCTCATTCCCGCCCTGCGTGCGGCGCGGGTGGACCCCAGCCAGGCGCTGCGCGCGGATTAGGCCACCCATCTGGGAATCGCCTCTCTTTCCAGGACCGCCATGAACCCACTCGTCTCCACGCTCCGGGCCTCCCTCCGCTCCGTCCGACGCAGCCCCGGGTTTGCCCTGTCCGCCATCCTCACCCTGGCCCTCGGCCTTGCCGGGGCCTTGGCCTTGGCCACGGTGGTGCACGGCGTGCTGCTGCGGCCCCTTCCGTACCCAGGTGCTTCCCGCCTGGCCGCAGTCACGGTGCGGCTCGGCGGCGAGTCTCTGGAGGCCGTCAGCCCCACGGACATGCCTGACCTCGAGATGGGATCCCAGGTCTGCGAGGAGCTGCTGCTGTTCGGCAGTTCAAGCACGCTGGAGCTGGAGGCAGGCAGCCGCTTCTGTCTGACCAGCGCTCAGCCCGTGGACATCAACCTGCTCGCGGCGCTGGGTGCGCGGCCGGAGCACGGACGTCTCTTCCAACTCGGGGACGGCCCGGATGTGGTGGTGCTCACCCACGAGGCCTGGCACCGTGAATTCGGAGGCGATCTCCAGCTCGTGGGCCACAGCGTTCAGTTGGATGGACGGCCCCGTCTGGTGGCGGGGATCACGGCGCCGGGTTTCCGGATGCCCGATTCGCAGCCCATGCCGGATGCCTTCCTGGTGCTGGATCGAACGCAGGGGAACCGAGGTGGCTTCATGCTGAAGGCCCTCGCGCGCCTTCGTCCTGGGGTCTCCCTGGCCCAACTCAACGCGGATTTCGCGGCGCGATCCCAGGCCATGGCCCAGGCCCATCCCGACACGAATCAGCAGGTGGTCTACCGGGCCGAGGACCTGCAGACGCACCTGCTGGGCGACCGCTCCAAGAGCCTGCTGCTGGCCCTGGGGCTGGCCGGCCTGCTGCTGCTCATCGCCTGCGTCAATGTGGCTCACCTCTTCCTGACCCGCAGCCTGGAGCGTCGGCAGGAATTGGCCCTGCGCTGGGCCCTGGGGGCGGGTCCCGGGGAGATGCTGCGGCTGCACCTGGCGGAAGGGCTGGTGGTGGGCCTGCCCGCCGCCGCGCTCGGCCTCGCAGGCGCCTGGCTGGCCATGCGCTTGCTGCCGGTGTTCCTGCCTCAGCAGCTGACCCTGCGGGAGGTCCGGCCAGATGGCTGGGAAGTGCTGCTGGCCCTGGTTCTGGTTCTGCTCACGAGCCTGCTGTTCGCCCTGCTTCCCCTCCGCCAGGGGCAGGATCCAGACCTGGGCACCGACCTGCGCAGCGGCACCCGCACCAGCACCCCGGGCGGACGGCGCCTCCGCGGGGTGCTGGTGGCCGCGCAGAGCGCGCTGGCGGTGGTGATGCTGGCCATGGGAGGCCTGTTCACGGCGAGCTTCCTCAGGGCCCTGCGGCGCGAGCCGGGCTACCACCTTCGGGAGGGCGTGGCCTTCACCCTCACCCTGCCCAAGCGCCGCTATTCCACGGCGGCGTCGGTCGAAGCCATGCGATCGAACCTCCAGGCGCGCCTGGAGACGCTTCCGGGTGTGCGCAGCGCGGTCTTCTGCACCGCCCTGCCCAACGGGAGGGGTTTCACCATGATCACCTGTGTCTCGTCGCTGCCGGTTTCGGGCCCCATGGGGGACTGGCCCACGGCCACCATGGTGGGCACGACCCCCGGCTAGTTCGAGCGCATGGGCATTCCGCTGAAGGAGGGGCGTGACCTCCAGGCCTCCGACCGCCCCGGCGCCCCGCTGGTCACGGTGCTGAGCGAGATGGCCGCCCGCCAGCTGTTCCCAGGCCGATCGGCCCTGGGGCAGGTCGTTCAGACCGGCATGGGCTCCGCAGAGCATCCCGACGGCATGGCCTTCGAGGTGGTGGGCGTCTGCGGCGATGTGATCCACGGCGACGTGCGGGAACAGCCCACACCCCACTGCTACTTCCCTGCGGTTCAATCCTCCCGCAGGCGCTACGAGGTGGCGCTGGCGACGGATCAGAGTCCCCAGGCCCTGCGACCCCACCTTCAGGCCCAGTTGAGGGATCTGGATCCGCGGCTCTCGGTGGAGGGTCTCGCGTCGCTGCGGGAGCTGAATCTGAAACGCCTGGCGGATCTGCGCCAGGCGACCTGGCTGTTGGGCCTATTCGCGGGCCTGGGTCTGTTCCTCGGGTTTTCCGGTGTGGCCAGCGTGGTGTCGAGCCAGGTGGCCCGACGCACACACGAGATCGGTCTTCGCATGGCGTTGGGTGCTGGCCTGGCCGCCCTGCTGATGGCGATCCTCAAGCGCCCGCTGGTCCAAGTGCTGGCAGGCTCCCTGGTGGGCGCAGGGGTGGCTGGGATCCTGGGTCGTCTGGTGGCTTCGCGGCTCTTCCAGACCCCGCCTACCGATCCGCTGATCCTGGTGCTGGCCGTCCTGGCCTTCTGCGCCGCCGCGGCCCTGGCCAGCCTCATCCCCGCCCTGCGCGCCGCAGGCCTGGATCCAGCCACGGCCCTTCGTTCGGAGTGATGTCATGTCGAACCTGGCTCCCCTCTTCCGTCAGGCGTTGCGCGCCCTCTACCGTTCACCGGGGTTCACCTGGCCCATCGTGCTGGTGCTCGGCCTGGGCCTGGGCGCCAACGTGGCGTTGCACGCCATCCTCCAGACCGTGCTGCTGAGGCCGCTCCCGGTGGCTGCGCGGGAGGAGCTGGCCACCCTTCGCCTGGAGAAAAAGGGTGAGCGGGGCCTGGAGAACTTCTCCATGCCCCAGGTCGAGGAAGTGGCGGCTTCCGTGACGCCCTTCGCGGGGCTGGTGCCGATCGTGATGGATTCCGATTCCACACTGCCCGCCGGGGAGCGCAAAGTGCCGGTCCGGATTCCCATGGTGGGGGCGGGTTGGCAGTCGCTCCTGGGCCTGCGGATGAGCCTGGGGCGTGGCTTTACGGCGGATGAAGAAGCCTCGGGGGCGCCCGTCATCATTCTTGGCCACCGGCTGTGGAAGACGGCCTTCCATGGGGATCCCGGCGTCGTCGGCCGAGCCCTTCCCATCGGCGAGCAGAACCAGCCGGTCACGGTCGTGGGGATCGTGCCCGCCGGTTTCGAGGGTCTGGAACTGGGCCGTCGGGAGGACTGCTGGATGCCCCTGAAGGCCCTTCCGAGCTTGGCCCCTAATCTGCCGCCGGCCTTCTTCAGCAGCCGCGACATCCCGGCCTTTCAAGCCCTGGTGCGCCTGAAGCCAGGGCTCAACCTGGCCCAGGCGCAGGCCTCCCTGGAAGGCCTCAGCACGCTGCATGCGAAGCTCCACCCCGAGTCCAACTCCGGGCGACGCTATGTGGCGGCGGATCCCGCCCAGGCCGAGCGGGCGTTG
This sequence is a window from Geothrix sp. PMB-07. Protein-coding genes within it:
- a CDS encoding ABC transporter ATP-binding protein, with product MSDPIIHLEAIKKVFTTDEVETHALSEVHLDIREGEFVSIAGPSGCGKSTLLSILGLLDTPTGGTYILNKKPASGLKLAERARIRNREIGFIFQSFNLIGDLTVFENVELPLVYRGMPAAERRTRALNVLEDVGMSHRARHLPSQLSGGQQQRVAVARALAGKPSILLADEPTGNLDSANGESVMELLKELHRRGSTICMVTHDTRFAGAADRTVHLFDGRIVSEEEARKQHTA
- a CDS encoding FtsX-like permease family protein, whose translation is MNPLVSTLRASLRSVRRSPGFALSAILTLALGLAGALALATVVHGVLLRPLPYPGASRLAAVTVRLGGESLEAVSPTDMPDLEMGSQVCEELLLFGSSSTLELEAGSRFCLTSAQPVDINLLAALGARPEHGRLFQLGDGPDVVVLTHEAWHREFGGDLQLVGHSVQLDGRPRLVAGITAPGFRMPDSQPMPDAFLVLDRTQGNRGGFMLKALARLRPGVSLAQLNADFAARSQAMAQAHPDTNQQVVYRAEDLQTHLLGDRSKSLLLALGLAGLLLLIACVNVAHLFLTRSLERRQELALRWALGAGPGEMLRLHLAEGLVVGLPAAALGLAGAWLAMRLLPVFLPQQLTLREVRPDGWEVLLALVLVLLTSLLFALLPLRQGQDPDLGTDLRSGTRTSTPGGRRLRGVLVAAQSALAVVMLAMGGLFTASFLRALRREPGYHLREGVAFTLTLPKRRYSTAASVEAMRSNLQARLETLPGVRSAVFCTALPNGRGFTMITCVSSLPVSGPMGDWPTATMVGTTPG
- a CDS encoding FtsX-like permease family protein gives rise to the protein MGIPLKEGRDLQASDRPGAPLVTVLSEMAARQLFPGRSALGQVVQTGMGSAEHPDGMAFEVVGVCGDVIHGDVREQPTPHCYFPAVQSSRRRYEVALATDQSPQALRPHLQAQLRDLDPRLSVEGLASLRELNLKRLADLRQATWLLGLFAGLGLFLGFSGVASVVSSQVARRTHEIGLRMALGAGLAALLMAILKRPLVQVLAGSLVGAGVAGILGRLVASRLFQTPPTDPLILVLAVLAFCAAAALASLIPALRAAGLDPATALRSE
- a CDS encoding ABC transporter permease, which gives rise to MSAFLFNLRWAFRSLLRAPAFSLMVVLTLGLGIGANTTVFSLMERRLFRSMTLPDPSRVMVVTEFKDAGFDNLSWPDYQDVAREVTTFSATAAVASGSVNLTGDGEPERVRSGRVTWRFFEVAGIQPFLGRGFSAAEGELNGPKAVVLTHGFWKRRFGSDVSLVGHSIRLDGEDVPVIGILPATFRVPYQVGSSEVFVPLRLTPVQQEQRGSHFLGGIGRVKPGVDPQAARREVEGIIQRLAAAYPGTNAGHRAKVVPMQEEATRNARPLLLALTGAVLFVLLIACANVANLIMARSAAREREVSIRAALGAGRSQLVAQMLTEAALLALGGAAAGLLVARYAMVALQRIIPPSPLDGPPMDGTMVSISLVTALVSVFLFALLPAWQASRVNLESSLREGAKGTGAQAQKRMRRALVTAEVALATTLLAGAGLMIRSVSVLQQVDPGFRAERVLTAAFALPRAKYGTPELQRGFAERLLRRAKETPGVLSAAVVDTLPLGGSTSTSTYQLDGQVSSGDSPHAQVMEIGGEYFEALGIPLLRGRSFQGPEAGSAVVSAAFANRHWPGQDPTGRRLSFDGTGGPWLTIIGVAGDVRARRLAEAPGPQVYLPMQNPTGGNIDFFTLVLRGDAAPESLIPGLKAAMRDLDPDLPASQVRSMPTLIAQGMDEYRAQGVLFGAFGLVALLLSAVGVYGVTSFLVAQRRREIGIRMALGAQIRDVLALIVGQGARTLGLGLLIGLAAALLLGRLLQAQLYGVTPQDPAIHLLVLAVLGLIGLTACLIPALRAARVDPSQALRAD